A genomic window from Solanum stenotomum isolate F172 chromosome 10, ASM1918654v1, whole genome shotgun sequence includes:
- the LOC125841801 gene encoding subtilisin-like protease SBT3.10: MQATGSRCPATAAQIQPQRDDGGRYSGIKAARAAFIWDEHQVKCEHQLPEGISQRMFIPTWKWERITMDFIVGLPTTVGGYDSIWVTVDRLTKSSHFIPVRMKYMEEKLAELYINQLCNYIRSQFLFSLIEYVSNESRVLSLDSIVLGPDFSFEEEPISIMDRQLYIIYLGHKPHDDHELITDSHHDILGQVIGSKEEGKKNMVYSYRHGFSGFAAKLTDSQAKQIRELPGVIRVVQNQIYKTHTTRSWDFLGLPKSDPNNLLNKTNQGDGIIIGVVDTGIWGDLEGFNDKELGPIPSRWKGSCKSEANFNATKHCNKKIIGARWYIKGLMEEYKLNQTMVEKSYNLSPLDEDGHGTHVAYTAAGSYVNNIQYYGLNMGTSRGGAPLARLAIYKVCWINKVDGETYLVGADALAAIDDAIKDGVDIISASIGLNGRVFSEVDFESLLGIGSFHAVSHGIPFVAAGGNTGPEPNTIGNVSPWIITVAASNEDRDIVTPLTLGNNNTILAQEIFQGKNQAFAPLLVARDVTNKEELKSIVKEVKGKVVMLFLEDKKDVLFYLTTLNNTGVLALICNQDPMIKLGQTRVVEGNEVFLKVAKFSSRGPNSFAPDILKPDVAAPGVGILAAAPPNKGNNGFQLMSGTSMAAPHVSGIVALLKVAHPDWSPAAIKSALVTTAWNEDTYTYEIYSEGTNNLANPFDFGGGISNPNGAMDPGLIYDMDKNDYLNYLCTLGYKNDMVQNATSYFFDTKNSTICPNEVPSRLDLNLPSISIPNLKNSIIVRRTVTNVGEVNSIYKLVVKPPKNTAIKVNPNVLKFNSNTKKISFEVEIISTYQRKSNFNFGSLAWSDGKHFVRIPIAVRK; this comes from the exons GTCAAATGTGAGCACCAACTGCCCGAAGGTATATCTCAGAGGATGtttattcctacttggaagtgggaacgAATAACTATGGATTTCATTGTAGGTTTACCTACCACAGTGGGTGgttatgactccatttgggttaCTGTTGACAGGCTGACCAAATCTTCCCATTTTATCCCAGTTCGTATGAAGTATATGGAGGAGAAGTTAGCCGAGCTTTATATCAATCAATTATGCAACTACATTAGGTCTCAGTTTCTATTTTCTCTAATTGAG TATGTGTCAAATGAGTCTCGTGTGCTTTCTCTTGATTCAATTGTGTTAGGTCCTGACTTTTCTTTTGAGGAGGAGCCTATATCTATCATGGATAGGCAG CTTTACATCATTTACTTGGGACACAAGCCACATGATGATCATGAACTTATCACTGATTCACATCATGACATATTAGGTCAAGTGATTGGGAG TAAAGAAGAAGGCAAAAAAAATATGGTATATAGCTATAGACATGGCTTCTCTGGATTTGCTGCTAAATTGACTGATTCTCAAGCTAAACAAATTAGAG AATTACCTGGTGTGATTCGAGTtgtacaaaatcaaatttacaAGACTCATACAACAAGAAGTTGGGATTTTTTGGGTCTTCCTAAAAGTGATCCCAACAATCTTCTCAACAAAACAAATCAGGGTGATGGAATAATCATTGGCGTTGTGGATAcag GTATATGGGGAGACTTAGAAGGTTTTAACGATAAAGAGCTAGGTCCAATTCCGTCTCGATGGAAAGGTAGTTGCAAATCAGAAGCAAATTTCAATGCCACAAAACAttgtaacaaaaaaattattggagCTCGTTGGTACATAAAAGGATTGATGGAAGAATATAAACTAAACCAAACAATGGtggaaaaatcatataatttatCACCATTAGATGAAGATGGACATGGTACACATGTTGCCTATACAGCTGCTGGTTCTTATGTTAATAATATTCAATACTATGGTCTTAACATGGGAACATCAAGAGGAGGAGCACCACTTGCAAGATTAGCAATTTATAAG GTATGTTGGATTAATAAGGTAGATGGAGAAACTTATTTAGTTGGTGCTGATGCCCTTGCTGCTATTGATGATGCTATAAAAGATGGAGTTGACATAATATCAGCATCTATTGGTTTAAATGGTCGTGTATTTAGTGAAGTTGATTTTGAAAGTCTTTTAGGGATAGGATCTTTTCATGCAGTATCACATGGCATACCTTTTGTTGCTGCTGGTGGAAATACTGGACCTGAACCAAACACTATTGGTAATGTTTCTCCATGGATAATAACTGTTGCTGCTAGCAATGAAGATAGAGATATTGTTACTCCTTTAACACTTGGAAACAACAACACAATACTA GCTCAAGAAATTTTTCAAGGGAAGAATCAAGCCTTTGCTCCTTTGTTGGTAGCTAGAGATGTAACAAA TAAAGAAGAGCTTAAATCTATTGTTAAAGAGGTGAAAGGAAAAGTTGTAATGCTTTTCTTAGAAGACAAAAAAGATGTATTGTTTTATTTGACAACTCTAAATAATACTGGGGTCTTGGCTttaatttg TAACCAAGATCCTATGATTAAATTGGGTCAAACTAGGGTTGTTGAGGGCAATGAGGTATTCCTAAAGGTGGCTAAGTTCTCATCAAGAGGTCCAAATTCCTTTGCTCCAGACATTTTGAAg CCTGATGTTGCTGCTCCTGGAGTTGGTATACTAGCAGCAGCTCCTCCTAACAAGGGAAACAATGGGTTCCAACTCATGTCAGGAACATCCATGGCAGCTCCTCATGTCTCAGGAATTGTTGCACTTCTTAAAGTGGCACATCCTGATTGGTCTCCTGCAGCTATTAAATCTGCACTTGTGACTACAG CATGGAACGaggatacatatacatatgaaATATATTCAGAAGGAACAAACAATCTTGCTAATCCATTTGATTTTGGAGGTGGCATTAGTAATCCAAATGGAGCAATGGATCCTGGCTTAATATATGATAtggataaaaatgattatttgaattatctttgcACCTTGGGTTATAAAAATGATATGGTTCAAAATGCAACTTCATATTTTTTCGATACGAAAAATTCGACTATATGTCCTAATGAAGTACCTTCTAGGTTGGATTTGAATCTTCCTTCAATATCGATTCCAAATCTTAAGAATTCGATTATTGTTAGGAGAACTGTTACAAATGTTGGAGAAGTCAACTCGATATATAAGTTGGTGGTTAAACCTCCAAAAAATACTGCGATTAAAGTAAATCCAAATGTGTTGAAGTTCAATTCCAACACAAAGAAGATTTCCTTTGAGGTTGAAATAATATCAACTTATCAAAGAAagagtaattttaattttggaagTTTGGCATGGAGTGATGGCAAGCATTTTGTTAGAATTCCTATTGCTGTGAGAAAATAA